The proteins below come from a single Panicum hallii strain FIL2 chromosome 7, PHallii_v3.1, whole genome shotgun sequence genomic window:
- the LOC112901138 gene encoding aluminum-activated malate transporter 10-like: MEMATAKGTRDGPSAPEWLVTVPEGASVAVEHEAARGARAAWLASRALAFRDMVLGFGGRVWRIGADDPRRAVHGLKVGLALALVSVFYYTRPLYDGVGGAAMWTVLTVVVVFEYTVGGCVYKGLNRAIATASAAVVALGVHWIASKSGDKFEPFIRSGSVFLLAAMATFSRFIPTVKARFDYGVTIFILTYSLVAVSGYRVGALAAMAQQRVGTISIGVSICFATCALICPVWAGQELHRATARNMERLAGAVEACIEDYFAAAAEASGVKQPSSKVEGYRCVLNSKASEDSQANLARWEPPHGRFGFRHPYGQYRNVGAAMRHCAYCVEALVGCVRSAETQAAAPGHARRHLADACTRVAGLCARVLREASGSVSAMTTSTILDLAVADMNAAVQKLQADMRALPSTLLLAEAGSAEPAASTAPLIMDAAQLFTVTSLLIEVSARIEGVVDAVNTLASLASFKSADEEKACTVRD, encoded by the exons ATGGAAATGGCTACGGCGAAGGGGACGCGGGACGGGCCTAGTGCCCCAGAGTGGCTGGTGACGGTGCCGGAGGGCGCGTCGGTGGCGGTGGAGCACGAGGCCgcccggggcgcgcgggcggcgtggctggcCTCGCGCGCGCTCGCGTTCAGGGACATGGTGCTCGGGTTCGGCGGGCGGGTCTGGAGGATCGGCGCCGACGACCCCAGGCGGGCGGTGCACGGCCTCAAGGTGGGACTCGCCCTCGCGCTGGTCTCCGTGTTCTACTACACCAGGCCCCTATACGacggcgtcggcggcgcggcCATGTGGACCGTCCTgacggtcgtcgtcgtcttcgagTACACCGTCG GTGGCTGCGTGTACAAGGGGTTGAACCGAGCCATCGCCACGGCCAGCGCCGCCGTGGTCGCGCTTGGCGTACACTGGATCGCCAGCAAGTCCGGCGACAAGTTCGAGCCGTTCATCCGCAGTGGCTCCGTCTTTCTGCTTG CGGCGATGGCGACGTTCTCGCGCTTCATCCCGACGGTGAAGGCGCGCTTCGACTACGGCGTCACCATATTCATCCTCACGTACAGCCTGGTGGCGGTGTCGGGGTACCGCGTGGGCGCGCTGGCGGCGATGGCGCAGCAGCGGGTGGGGACCATCTCCATCGGCGTCTCCATCTGCTTCGCCACCTGCGCGCTCATCTGTCCCGTGTGGGCCGGCCAGGAGCTGCACCGCGCCACCGCGCGCAACATGGAGAGGCTCGCGGGCGCCGTCGAGGCCTGCATCGAGGACtacttcgccgccgccgcggaggctAGCGGAGTCAAGCAGCCGTCCTCCAAGGTGGAAGGGTACCGGTGCGTGCTTAACTCCAAGGCGTCCGAGGACTCGCAGGCCAACCTGGCGCGGTGGGAGCCCCCGCACGGCAGGTTCGGCTTCCGCCACCCGTACGGCCAGTACCGGAACGTCGGCGCCGCCATGCGCCACTGCGCCTACTGCGTGGAGGCCCTGGTCGGCTGCGTCCGCTCGGCGGAGAcccaggcggcggcgcccgggcaCGCCAGGCGGCACCTCGCGGACGCGTGCACGCGGGTGGCGGGGCTGTGCGCCAGGGTGCTCAGGGAGGCGTCGGGCTCCGTCAGCGCGATGACGACGTCAACGATCCTGGACCTCGCCGTGGCGGACATGAACGCCGCCGTGCAGAAGCTGCAGGCCGACATGAGGGCGCTCCCGTCCACGCTGCTGCTGGCCGAGGCGGGGTCGGCGGAGCCCGCGGCGTCTACGGCGCCGCTGATCATGGACGCGGCGCAGCTGTTCACAGTCACCTCGCTGCTGATAGAGGTGTCCGCCAGGATCGAGGGCGTTGTGGACGCCGTCAACACGCTGGCGAGCCTCGCGAGCTTCAAGTCAGCAGATGAAGAAAAAGCCTGTACAGTCCGCGACTAA